One region of Polyodon spathula isolate WHYD16114869_AA chromosome 25, ASM1765450v1, whole genome shotgun sequence genomic DNA includes:
- the naa25 gene encoding N-alpha-acetyltransferase 25, NatB auxiliary subunit: protein HKNPGLVLCFLFPSSLEGEVESSIAQAVKFVLDRISAEEAKGSRPLRGPYLARLELIQRLRQRGSPEEKELGEPHELMFQYFEKFGDKPCCVSDLKIFLDLLAPDQHVQFINRVMETVPLTAPAEGAIALPADTKALQRHLCVVQLARSLGLHHAMNREHKLSLIHELKTRYRHGLEFGKSSLKTELQYSDAYCLLAAHVLIDMWAETGEEWSLWQCLGLLEEGLIQSPSNAQFKLLLILIFCRLGAFEPVVDLYSSLDAKHVQHDTIGYLLTRYAESLGQFAAASQSCNFSLRFFHSNQKDTSEYIIQAYKYGAFEKIPEFIAFRNRLNSSLHFAQVRTERMLLDLFLEANLLSSLEENIKSMGLCPEEDDIPWNDMRDNRDLTVLASWDPKDRQLSEEHRRWSLEEETLWLRIRSLTLRLIAALATLNHTVEPNNSQNGVECKPKTLSSLLKQLHFALESGKSFSERNVQYPFLGPPSTRLAPALASGCFQCQTSAFQCVSDVYDLDSNGLDDTTEVQESIGNSLKSLLAQLKDIFNKCKGDLLEVKDSQCKTKPSILENLVFFVETISIVLWVSSYCANVLRPLKSNIQKKKKKKKDTNTATPPVFTRYQEYVASLQTLLSEVLDHIKGLEITLTALKLESLSLEDSALSEAERKFTKAVRGKVQSSYQHSLQEVGELLKKRLDTLKTLKI, encoded by the exons CACAAGAATCCTgggttggttttgtgttttttgtttcccaGTTCGTTGGAAGGTGAAGTGGAATCCTCTATAGCACAGGCTGTTAAATTCGTTCTGGACAGGATTTCTGCGGAGGAGGCGAAAGGATCCCGGCCGCTGCGGGGACCATACCTGGCCAGACTGGAGCTGATCCAGAGACTCAGACAGAGGGGCAGCCCAGAGGAGAAGGAGCTGG GAGAGCCCCATGAGCTCATGTTCCAGTACTTTGAGAAGTTTGGGGACAAACCCTGCTGCGTTTCTGATCTCAAGATATTTTTGGACCTTTTGGCACCCGACCAGCATGTACAG TTCATTAACAGGGTGATGGAGACGGTTCCCCTCACTGCACCTGCAGAGGGCGCCATTGCCCTGCCTGCTGACACCAAAGCCCTGCAGAGGCACCTTTGTGTGGTTCAGCTGGCCCGGTCCCTGGGCCTTCACCACGCCATGAACCGGGAGCACAAACTCAGCTTGATTCACGAACTGAAGACGAGGTACCGACACGGGCTGGAATTCG GAAAGTCCAGCTTGAAAACTGAACTGCAGTACTCGGATGCATATTGTCTTCTTGCTGCCCACGTGTTAATCGATATGTGGGCGGAGACTG GTGAGGAGTGGTCTCTGTGGCAATGTCTCGGGCTGCTGGAAGAAGGTCTGATTCAAAGCCCCTCCAACGCCCAGTTTAAGCTGCTGCTCATTCTCATCTTCTGCCGACTGGGGGCATTTGAGCCTGTTGTGGATCTTTACTCTAGCCTGGACGCCAAGCACGTACAGCACGATACCATCGG GTACCTGCTGACGCGCTACGCAGAGTCCTTGGGTCAGTTTGCTGCTGCTTCTCAGTCCTGTAATTTTTCACTCAGGTTTTTCCACTCCAACCAAAAGGAT acctcAGAATATATCATTCAAGCATATAAATATGGTGCATTTGAAAAAATCCCAGAATTCATTGCCTTCCGGAACAGGCTGAACAGCTCGCTGCATTTCGCTCAAGTTCGCACGGAAAGGATGCTGTTAGACCTTTTCCTCGAAGCAAATTT ATTATCCAGCTTGGAAGAGAATATTAAATCCATGGGTCTGTGTCCTGAAGAGGATGATATTCCCTGGAATGATATGAGGGACAATCGGGATTTGACTGTTCTTGCCAGCTGGGATCCAAAGGACAG GCAGCTCTCTGAAGAGCACAGGCGCTGGTCCCTGGAGGAGGAGACGCTGTGGCTGCGGATTCGCTCCCTGACCCTGCGCCTGATTGCTGCCCTGGCGACTCTCAACCACACCGTCGAACCAAACAACTCTCAGAACGGAGTGGAGTGCAAACCCAAGACGCTGAGCTCACTGCTCAAACAACTGCACTTTGCTCTGGAGTCGGGGAAGAGCTTTTCAGAGAGGAACGTGCAG TACCCGTTCCTCGGCCCTCCCTCCACGCGCCTCGCCCCCGCCCTCGCCAGCGGGTGCTTTCAGTGTCAGACGAGCGCCTTCCAGTGTGTTAGTGACGTGTACGATCTGGACTCAAACGGCTTGG ACGACACAACCGAAGTCCAAGAAAGCATAGGGAACAGTCTGAAATCTTTATTAGCACAGTTAAAAG ACATCTTTAATAAATGCAAAGGGGATCTTTTGGAAGTTAAGGACAGCCAGTGTAAAACCAAACCCTCCATTTTAGAAAATCTAGTCTTCTTTGTTGAG ACCATCTCCATCGTCCTGTGGGTGTCGAGTTACTGCGCTAATGTTCTTCGGCCTCTGAAGTccaatatacaaaaaaagaagaagaaaaaaaaggataccAATACAGCAACG CCTCCTGTGTTTACCCGTTACCAGGAATACGTTGCATCGCTACAGACTTTACTCTCTGAGGTTCTTGATCACATTAAAGGGCTGGAAATTACACTCACTGCACTGAAGCTTGAAAGCCTGTCTCTGGAGGACAGCGCACTGTCTGAG GCTGAGAGGAAGTTTACGAAGGCCGTCAGAGGGAAGGTTCAGAGCAGCTACCAGCATTCCCTGCAGGAAGTTGGCGAGCTCCTCAAGAAGAGATTGGACACCCTGAAAACCCTGAAAATCTAA